From a region of the Pseudanabaena sp. ABRG5-3 genome:
- a CDS encoding DUF29 domain-containing protein, with translation MAIATKQLSPLGENPTDPNQSNSYGHDYEHDFYAWTQDQSHLLRTGQLQLIDVQHLAEEIEDMGRAERRELESRLEILLMHLLKWQFQPSKRSRSWQLTIKEQRLRLQKHLKQNPSLKAAIAEVFDDAYQLAVVSAEKETGLDVFPDIAPYTSEQVLLDSFLPD, from the coding sequence ATGGCGATCGCAACCAAGCAGTTATCTCCTCTTGGAGAAAATCCTACAGATCCTAATCAGTCCAATAGTTACGGTCATGATTACGAGCATGATTTTTATGCTTGGACACAGGATCAATCTCATTTGCTGAGAACAGGACAACTGCAATTAATTGATGTTCAACATTTAGCTGAAGAAATAGAAGATATGGGGCGTGCTGAAAGGCGTGAGTTAGAAAGTCGTTTAGAAATTTTATTAATGCATCTTTTGAAGTGGCAATTTCAACCTAGTAAGCGATCACGCAGTTGGCAATTAACCATTAAAGAACAAAGATTACGTTTACAAAAGCACCTCAAGCAAAATCCTAGTCTGAAAGCTGCCATAGCTGAGGTTTTTGATGATGCATATCAGTTAGCAGTCGTTAGCGCTGAAAAAGAGACAGGGTTAGATGTGTTTCCAGATATCGCTCCATATACTTCTGAGCAAGTTTTATTAGATAGTTTTTTACCCGATTAG